A part of Nitrospira sp. genomic DNA contains:
- the panB gene encoding 3-methyl-2-oxobutanoate hydroxymethyltransferase has product MTILDFQQCKRDRKKVAVVTAYDALFARIVEQAGIRVMLVGDSLGMVVQGKPNTLTVTMEDMLYHTKLVAGVVQRALVIADMPFMSYQTSTEEALRNAGRLLQAGATAVKLEGGAVMADRINAMTSVGIPVMGHLGMTPQSVYALGGYKVQGKADDQASRLLQDAKAIEAAGAFALVLEAIPAELAQKITQALSISTIGIGAGPHCDGQVLVLYDLLGLFDAFTPKFVKTYAHLKADTLQALNRYKEEVEQGKFPSDSESYH; this is encoded by the coding sequence ATGACGATTCTCGATTTCCAGCAGTGCAAGCGAGACCGGAAAAAGGTCGCCGTCGTGACGGCCTATGATGCGCTGTTCGCACGGATTGTTGAGCAGGCGGGAATCCGGGTGATGCTGGTAGGGGATTCGCTGGGCATGGTCGTCCAGGGAAAACCCAACACGCTGACGGTGACGATGGAGGATATGCTGTATCACACCAAGTTGGTCGCCGGCGTGGTGCAGCGAGCTTTGGTGATTGCGGACATGCCGTTCATGTCCTATCAGACCAGCACAGAGGAGGCCCTGCGCAATGCAGGCCGATTGCTACAAGCTGGTGCCACTGCCGTGAAGCTGGAGGGGGGGGCTGTGATGGCAGATCGAATCAACGCCATGACGAGCGTTGGGATTCCTGTCATGGGCCACCTGGGTATGACGCCACAATCGGTCTATGCGTTGGGCGGATATAAGGTCCAAGGCAAAGCCGACGATCAAGCCTCCAGATTGCTTCAGGATGCAAAGGCCATCGAAGCTGCCGGAGCCTTCGCGCTTGTTTTGGAAGCGATACCTGCCGAGTTGGCCCAAAAAATTACTCAAGCTCTTTCAATCTCGACTATCGGCATAGGGGCCGGGCCGCACTGCGATGGCCAAGTGCTTGTGCTCTATGATCTCCTTGGACTCTTTGATGCGTTCACCCCAAAATTTGTGAAGACTTACGCTCACCTGAAAGCCGACACCCTCCAAGCACTGAACCGCTATAAAGAAGAAGTGGAACAGGGCAAGTTTCCGAGCGACTCCGAGAGCTATCACTAG
- a CDS encoding DUF309 domain-containing protein — translation MYRYMSVMVAGPRPLNPNWPRYSPHPFPSYHYLPGQTPHPRRNPRGHSYGQPELTPRLFPAAQWKSSDDYLYGIDLYNFAFWWESHEVFEGLWHASGRNSVQGNFFQSLIQLAAANLKRFMGNDAAAQRLIHAGIIRLQNVPSAYMGIDVTHLLNALHAHCVGQYPHIPLIELDQGLGNIEEVPH, via the coding sequence ATGTACCGTTACATGAGTGTCATGGTGGCTGGGCCGAGGCCTCTCAATCCCAATTGGCCTCGTTACTCTCCACATCCATTCCCCTCCTATCATTACCTGCCAGGCCAAACACCACATCCTCGCCGGAACCCTCGTGGCCACTCTTATGGACAACCAGAGCTGACACCACGGCTCTTCCCGGCTGCTCAATGGAAGAGCTCAGATGACTATCTCTATGGGATTGATCTTTATAATTTCGCCTTTTGGTGGGAGTCGCATGAGGTCTTTGAAGGGTTGTGGCATGCCTCAGGGCGCAACTCAGTACAAGGCAACTTCTTCCAATCTCTGATTCAACTCGCCGCAGCAAACCTCAAGCGGTTCATGGGGAACGATGCCGCTGCTCAGAGGCTCATTCACGCGGGAATCATTCGACTACAGAACGTTCCCTCCGCATATATGGGCATTGATGTCACGCACCTACTAAACGCGTTGCACGCACACTGTGTCGGTCAATATCCGCACATTCCGCTTATCGAATTGGATCAAGGCCTGGGGAATATTGAGGAGGTGCCGCACTGA
- a CDS encoding symmetrical bis(5'-nucleosyl)-tetraphosphatase, protein MTTYAIGDVQGCYEPLQRLLKHIHFDPTHDRLWFVGDLVNRGPDSLSVLRYIKNLRDRAVVVLGNHDLFLLAVAEGIAAVRPEDTLGEILTAPDHDELLTWLRQQRLLYREDSFVLVHAGLLPQWSIDEAERLAREVEIGLQSPTYRDILQALHPSKHLQWSPNLTGPTRLATIMKVLTRLRACSPDGRMESSFNGSPERIPAGYFPWFQVEHRQHRNATIVCGHWAALGLHCEKQLLAIDSGCVWGRQLTAIRLEDRAVFQVPCTVT, encoded by the coding sequence ATGACGACATATGCCATCGGCGATGTGCAGGGATGCTACGAGCCCTTGCAACGCCTTCTCAAGCATATCCACTTCGACCCGACCCATGATCGTCTCTGGTTCGTCGGCGATCTGGTCAACCGTGGTCCGGATTCGCTGAGCGTCCTCCGCTATATCAAAAACCTTCGCGATCGGGCTGTCGTCGTGTTAGGCAATCATGATCTGTTCCTGCTGGCTGTAGCCGAGGGTATTGCCGCAGTGCGTCCAGAAGACACACTAGGTGAGATACTAACGGCACCAGATCACGACGAGCTACTCACGTGGTTACGTCAACAACGGCTCCTGTATCGTGAGGATTCTTTCGTGCTTGTTCACGCGGGCTTACTACCCCAATGGTCCATCGATGAAGCGGAAAGACTGGCTCGTGAAGTCGAGATCGGTCTGCAAAGTCCCACATACCGAGACATCCTACAAGCACTGCATCCCAGCAAACATCTACAATGGTCGCCAAACCTGACCGGTCCCACTCGACTCGCGACCATCATGAAGGTGCTCACCCGACTTCGGGCTTGTTCGCCGGATGGCCGGATGGAATCGTCGTTCAACGGTTCTCCAGAACGAATCCCTGCCGGGTATTTCCCTTGGTTCCAGGTTGAGCATCGACAACATCGCAATGCCACCATCGTGTGTGGACATTGGGCAGCACTTGGGCTCCATTGCGAAAAGCAGCTCCTCGCTATCGACAGCGGCTGTGTGTGGGGACGGCAGCTGACCGCAATCCGGTTGGAAGACCGAGCCGTGTTTCAAGTACCATGTACCGTTACATGA
- the queF gene encoding NADPH-dependent 7-cyano-7-deazaguanine reductase QueF yields MKGKELKRSIRSTKLGYNERHARSGINSPLPDIETFPNQYKKYEITIEIPEYTAICPKTNLPDFGTITLHYMPDKECLELKALKMYIHAYRNLGIFYENAVNRILHDIVKSCRPVWAKVTGTFTARGGLSSKIEAKYP; encoded by the coding sequence GTGAAGGGTAAGGAGTTAAAGAGGAGCATACGAAGCACGAAGCTTGGCTACAACGAGCGTCATGCGCGAAGCGGGATCAACTCTCCTCTCCCAGATATCGAGACCTTCCCGAATCAATACAAGAAATATGAAATTACGATTGAGATCCCTGAGTACACAGCGATTTGTCCAAAGACTAACTTGCCGGACTTCGGAACCATTACACTGCATTACATGCCTGATAAAGAATGTCTTGAGCTGAAAGCGCTCAAAATGTACATCCACGCCTACCGGAATCTCGGCATCTTCTACGAAAATGCCGTCAACAGAATCCTCCACGATATTGTCAAATCCTGCCGTCCCGTATGGGCAAAAGTCACCGGCACCTTTACCGCTCGCGGCGGGCTCTCTAGCAAGATCGAAGCAAAGTACCCGTAG
- a CDS encoding ferredoxin oxidoreductase, with amino-acid sequence MSLDYVKFSNGFERFMPKEYRDMVEHGPFGKKVTVSQMGSFKEALEEHPMCAGCAMTLFIRLAIIAFPNPEDTITVGTAGCGRLAISQAAIPFVYGNYGDQNGVASGLSRGLRLRFGDKPKDVVVMAGDGGTADIGFQQVLHSWFRKERFTTIMLDNEVYGNTGGQESGMTNRGAVLKMAPLGKKFEKMDMLQMAKVAGCAYVATVVPNNPRRVESVIKKAVLIAREVGSTYIQAYTSCNIEYAIPTDKVMEDAKTVENDRYQFTEYVSEEAKQYLAERYGYKEFLPKPAAAIPNKA; translated from the coding sequence ATGAGTCTTGATTATGTCAAGTTTTCCAATGGATTTGAAAGGTTCATGCCAAAAGAATATCGAGACATGGTCGAACATGGGCCTTTTGGGAAGAAGGTCACTGTTTCTCAGATGGGGAGTTTCAAGGAAGCGTTGGAAGAACACCCTATGTGTGCCGGTTGCGCGATGACGCTCTTCATAAGACTTGCCATCATTGCTTTCCCTAACCCCGAAGATACTATTACTGTGGGGACAGCCGGTTGCGGTCGTCTGGCCATCTCTCAGGCAGCAATTCCATTTGTCTACGGCAACTATGGTGACCAAAATGGAGTCGCGAGCGGATTATCTCGTGGCCTTCGTCTTCGCTTTGGAGATAAGCCTAAGGATGTGGTTGTGATGGCTGGAGACGGTGGTACGGCGGACATCGGTTTCCAACAGGTGCTCCATTCGTGGTTCCGCAAGGAACGGTTTACGACCATCATGTTGGACAACGAGGTGTATGGGAATACCGGTGGGCAGGAAAGTGGTATGACCAATCGCGGTGCCGTACTGAAAATGGCTCCCCTCGGCAAGAAGTTCGAGAAGATGGATATGCTGCAGATGGCTAAGGTTGCGGGTTGTGCGTATGTGGCGACAGTCGTGCCGAATAATCCGCGCCGTGTCGAAAGCGTCATTAAGAAAGCGGTGTTGATCGCTCGCGAAGTCGGGTCAACGTATATTCAGGCGTATACCTCGTGCAATATTGAATACGCTATTCCGACTGACAAAGTCATGGAAGATGCGAAGACGGTCGAGAACGATCGATACCAGTTCACCGAGTATGTCAGCGAAGAGGCCAAACAGTATCTTGCCGAGCGCTATGGCTATAAGGAGTTCCTCCCCAAGCCAGCTGCCGCGATTCCCAACAAGGCCTAA
- a CDS encoding ferredoxin oxidoreductase: protein MAKRFNIRMAGVGGQGVVTGSHILSTAVINAGGESTIVPFYGSEKRMAPVESYVRVSDEPIYEIGEITFPHIIIIFHPQVITHGKSYTMPFYFGLKEDGIALINNDGPMNLHRDQAAELKEKRVKLYYFPATKMSLEVAGMDLATNMALMGCIGAITGLTNMVGLDQAVKDRFLGKGFVVSGGTAALDSVVERKFKKKQELIDKNVAVMRAGWNYAVDHGWAASDVKREAEPVATEPATATA from the coding sequence ATGGCAAAGCGCTTCAATATTCGAATGGCAGGTGTCGGCGGACAGGGCGTCGTGACGGGGTCTCACATCCTGAGCACGGCCGTGATCAATGCTGGAGGCGAAAGCACGATCGTACCGTTCTATGGGTCTGAGAAACGGATGGCGCCGGTTGAAAGTTATGTCCGTGTATCGGACGAACCGATTTATGAGATTGGCGAAATCACATTTCCTCACATCATCATTATTTTCCATCCTCAGGTCATTACCCACGGCAAATCGTACACGATGCCATTCTACTTCGGTTTAAAGGAAGATGGGATTGCGTTGATCAATAATGATGGACCGATGAATCTTCATCGCGATCAGGCGGCTGAGCTGAAGGAAAAGCGCGTGAAGCTCTATTACTTTCCAGCGACGAAGATGTCTTTGGAAGTCGCAGGCATGGATCTCGCCACCAACATGGCGCTAATGGGCTGTATTGGTGCGATTACAGGTCTCACGAATATGGTGGGGTTGGATCAGGCCGTCAAGGATCGGTTCCTCGGTAAAGGCTTTGTGGTGTCTGGCGGTACTGCCGCACTCGACAGTGTCGTTGAACGAAAGTTCAAGAAAAAGCAGGAGCTGATCGATAAGAACGTCGCCGTCATGCGGGCTGGATGGAACTATGCTGTCGATCACGGTTGGGCAGCGTCAGATGTCAAGCGCGAAGCCGAGCCAGTGGCCACTGAGCCGGCCACTGCCACTGCGTAG
- a CDS encoding 2-oxoglutarate:ferredoxin oxidoreductase, translating into MAITQDTRERIIVPGPAGFHPPSAAQLGVALPDPGQGLYYGLLEPNEEVVIEEMARKMLTSPNATIFPGPLLLWAWNDHAVEKAKATLEIAAQIPEVMIIPMPDYRPKYPKIDPEEVINPNHPNLTIWGNKIEACIFIGVHCHYANLTLKMIRAGTNCCTMAVCAEQGHEDAMLTIRDSDTLKIKRVAQIFKRVREELGIKLPESGENVRFTGTQSKVHGGKTHTNPMAFAPTPGGTGSAAMFGHSAEQMKREG; encoded by the coding sequence GTGGCAATTACACAAGATACCAGAGAGCGAATCATCGTGCCGGGTCCAGCAGGGTTCCATCCGCCGTCTGCGGCCCAGTTAGGTGTAGCTTTGCCGGATCCAGGACAGGGGTTGTACTATGGCCTCCTTGAGCCGAATGAGGAGGTAGTCATTGAAGAGATGGCTCGCAAAATGCTGACGAGCCCGAATGCGACGATCTTTCCAGGTCCCCTCCTCTTGTGGGCGTGGAACGATCATGCCGTAGAAAAGGCGAAGGCCACGCTTGAAATTGCGGCCCAGATTCCTGAAGTGATGATCATCCCTATGCCGGATTATCGGCCAAAATACCCGAAAATTGATCCTGAAGAAGTGATCAACCCTAATCATCCGAATCTGACGATCTGGGGCAATAAGATCGAAGCCTGCATCTTTATCGGTGTCCATTGTCACTATGCGAATCTCACCCTGAAGATGATCAGGGCAGGCACCAATTGCTGCACCATGGCCGTTTGCGCGGAGCAAGGTCATGAGGATGCGATGTTGACGATTCGAGACTCCGATACGCTCAAGATCAAGCGTGTTGCCCAGATTTTCAAGCGCGTCCGTGAGGAGCTAGGAATCAAGCTGCCGGAGAGCGGCGAAAATGTCCGTTTTACGGGCACACAATCAAAGGTGCATGGCGGTAAGACTCACACTAATCCAATGGCGTTTGCTCCGACTCCTGGTGGGACGGGGAGCGCAGCGATGTTTGGTCATTCTGCCGAGCAGATGAAGCGGGAAGGATAA
- a CDS encoding ferredoxin oxidoreductase: MSETEVKTNPQGDPITSVAPAPSASKKDPHGEAKRQRVVTPEYMFHEAPRTKEFITGSEAAKEAVRRSNVDLAIAYPITPQSETMQLVGVLYGEGYVKEYYRGEEEVGVMAAIAGGSRAGVRCYTATAGPGTLRGLEGIASWPGHRLPAVAMFTCRVVNAPLAIQPDNIEVSYLLNCGMIVFHAENQQDMFDFTMAGFTISEMNDVTLPVGVCCDGFFVTHARGYVRMQDRGIKLPPREAWRGAVPVLDAENPPARLSRDAPVQKSNFMAYNIHAVWQQEVWAAVERSRKYIDRYMGGLLTAENVDDAEVIIIASGSAAAQSREAVRLCKEKGMKVGLIKVRSLRPFPTKELRQLCGKAKLIVVPEFNYVGWLAKEVATAIYGFSNAKIIGGPRVYGGQSMPVELIVDEVESGVSGKKSTNVAMSQIMGGVNPDEVAHFMRSI, translated from the coding sequence ATGAGCGAGACTGAAGTGAAGACAAATCCGCAAGGCGACCCGATTACCAGCGTAGCGCCAGCGCCAAGTGCATCGAAAAAAGATCCGCATGGCGAAGCGAAAAGACAGCGAGTGGTGACGCCTGAGTATATGTTTCACGAGGCGCCACGGACAAAGGAATTCATCACCGGCAGCGAGGCTGCAAAAGAAGCAGTCCGTCGTTCGAATGTGGATTTGGCGATTGCGTATCCGATCACGCCACAGAGCGAAACCATGCAGCTTGTCGGTGTCCTCTATGGTGAAGGTTATGTGAAAGAGTACTATCGTGGTGAGGAAGAAGTAGGTGTGATGGCGGCTATCGCTGGCGGCTCACGTGCAGGCGTCCGTTGCTACACTGCGACGGCCGGTCCCGGTACGTTGCGAGGTCTTGAAGGCATCGCCTCCTGGCCAGGCCACCGTCTTCCAGCCGTTGCCATGTTTACCTGTCGTGTCGTCAATGCCCCATTGGCAATTCAACCGGACAACATTGAAGTGTCCTATCTGCTCAACTGCGGCATGATCGTGTTTCATGCTGAGAATCAGCAGGACATGTTTGACTTTACGATGGCCGGTTTCACGATCAGCGAAATGAATGATGTCACGTTGCCCGTCGGGGTCTGCTGCGACGGTTTTTTCGTCACCCATGCTCGTGGGTATGTGCGCATGCAGGATCGTGGCATTAAGCTTCCGCCGCGCGAAGCCTGGCGCGGGGCTGTTCCTGTGCTGGATGCGGAGAATCCTCCCGCGCGTCTCTCTCGAGACGCCCCAGTCCAGAAGTCAAACTTTATGGCGTACAACATTCACGCCGTCTGGCAACAAGAAGTCTGGGCAGCCGTTGAACGGTCGCGCAAATACATTGATCGATATATGGGCGGATTGCTCACTGCGGAGAACGTCGATGATGCCGAAGTGATCATCATTGCCTCCGGCAGCGCTGCCGCGCAGTCGCGCGAAGCCGTTCGACTCTGTAAAGAAAAGGGCATGAAGGTCGGATTGATCAAGGTCCGCTCCCTCCGCCCGTTCCCGACCAAGGAACTCCGCCAGTTGTGCGGCAAGGCCAAGCTGATCGTGGTCCCGGAATTCAACTACGTCGGCTGGCTGGCCAAGGAAGTGGCGACTGCCATCTACGGTTTCTCCAACGCGAAGATCATCGGTGGCCCGCGCGTGTACGGTGGTCAGTCGATGCCGGTGGAGTTAATCGTGGACGAAGTCGAATCAGGTGTGAGCGGTAAGAAGTCTACGAACGTTGCGATGTCGCAGATCATGGGTGGCGTCAATCCTGACGAAGTCGCTCACTTCATGCGCAGCATCTAA
- a CDS encoding methyltransferase domain-containing protein → MRSHNVTLSSSLLSVIENVVKPEGVSRERLSTAVVDLSKLFTIGRSALSHSYLESPALGAAYLNYFLPVNLSKIQVLLGEMPVVLVDEPFSVLDLGSGPGTGALAVLDWWNGRGSVSGLSVVAVDRSMAALHQAESLWSKYCRTADLTGTSLQTCKADVARTGWIKEVEPRAPFNLIILANCLNEIHAEATDPIAMRSRLVTELLARLAPQGTLMIVEPALRETSRALHQVRDRLLQEKRCTVYSPCLHENSCPALVNPYDWCHEERAWEPPVSIQEIDGEVGFIKDALKFSYLLLRKDGKTIVDRRPDVYRIVSELRELKGEKRAWLCNETGRPEIGRQDRLVSPQNAAFDEWHRGAIVQIEKVVHKERKGKVSALGRIEQGAEVRIVRPV, encoded by the coding sequence ATGCGTAGCCACAATGTCACCCTTTCGTCCTCGTTATTGAGTGTGATTGAGAATGTCGTCAAGCCCGAAGGGGTTTCACGAGAGCGTCTCTCAACTGCGGTTGTTGATCTCTCAAAGCTTTTCACAATAGGGCGAAGTGCATTGAGCCACTCCTATCTTGAATCGCCCGCCCTTGGCGCGGCGTATCTCAACTATTTCCTGCCGGTGAATCTGTCAAAGATCCAAGTGCTTCTTGGTGAAATGCCCGTTGTGCTGGTTGACGAACCATTCTCAGTGCTAGACCTTGGCTCTGGGCCAGGGACCGGAGCACTCGCGGTTCTCGACTGGTGGAATGGGCGAGGGAGTGTCTCTGGGCTGTCAGTCGTGGCCGTGGACCGTTCGATGGCGGCACTTCACCAAGCCGAAAGCCTCTGGAGTAAGTATTGCCGAACAGCCGACCTGACCGGCACGAGCCTGCAAACTTGCAAGGCAGATGTAGCACGGACTGGGTGGATAAAAGAGGTTGAACCGAGGGCTCCATTCAATCTCATCATTCTTGCAAACTGCCTGAACGAGATTCATGCGGAAGCGACAGATCCGATCGCGATGCGAAGTCGCCTTGTGACGGAGCTGTTAGCGCGTCTCGCACCCCAGGGCACCTTGATGATTGTGGAACCGGCCTTACGCGAGACCTCCCGAGCGCTGCACCAAGTGCGCGACCGATTACTCCAAGAGAAACGCTGCACCGTCTATAGCCCCTGCCTGCATGAAAACAGTTGTCCGGCCCTAGTGAACCCCTACGATTGGTGTCATGAAGAGCGGGCCTGGGAACCTCCGGTATCAATCCAGGAAATCGACGGCGAGGTCGGCTTCATCAAAGACGCGCTGAAGTTTTCCTATCTGTTGTTGCGAAAGGACGGGAAGACCATCGTCGACCGACGTCCGGATGTCTATCGTATCGTGAGCGAACTGCGGGAACTGAAAGGTGAGAAGCGGGCCTGGCTATGCAATGAGACGGGACGGCCAGAAATCGGTCGGCAGGATCGCCTGGTTTCGCCTCAGAACGCAGCGTTTGATGAGTGGCATCGTGGAGCGATTGTGCAGATCGAAAAGGTCGTTCACAAAGAACGAAAGGGAAAAGTGTCGGCCTTGGGACGAATTGAACAAGGTGCGGAAGTGAGAATCGTTCGTCCGGTCTAA
- a CDS encoding dual specificity protein phosphatase family protein, with product MHVITDNLLVGSIDDAQGPPEVVGTLLLVAEEFTITPVAWVDYHRIPFREFAKVDPAKLAEAMRWLESRAPKSRTLVCCRAGMGRSVSVVMAYLCCVEGRTYDEVLKLVMARRPGAMPLPNLQVAIEQVRQLRRAA from the coding sequence ATGCATGTGATTACGGACAATCTGTTGGTGGGAAGCATCGACGATGCACAAGGGCCACCTGAGGTGGTTGGCACGCTCCTCCTCGTGGCTGAAGAGTTTACGATCACACCGGTTGCCTGGGTGGACTATCATCGGATTCCCTTTCGAGAATTTGCCAAGGTTGATCCTGCCAAGCTAGCGGAAGCGATGCGATGGCTTGAGTCGCGCGCTCCAAAAAGTCGGACCCTGGTCTGTTGTCGGGCAGGCATGGGTCGCTCCGTGTCCGTGGTCATGGCTTATCTCTGTTGCGTGGAAGGCCGGACCTACGATGAGGTCTTGAAGCTGGTCATGGCCAGACGGCCTGGCGCCATGCCGCTGCCAAATCTACAAGTCGCTATTGAACAGGTGCGCCAACTCCGCCGCGCCGCGTAG
- the mutM gene encoding bifunctional DNA-formamidopyrimidine glycosylase/DNA-(apurinic or apyrimidinic site) lyase: MPELPEAEVVAGQIRSRLLGAPLGDVWVGRADIVREGFSTLSWYPGASLQSVERFGKSVALGFVKDRVCRYVVAELGMTGLLLFQSTPTKHPQHVHVKMLFEDAREPELRYWNPRRFGRLSLVDRAGLDRYRTRRFGLDPLAASQQDFVELLQSRRGRLKSLLMHQQVIAGIGNIYANEILFRAGLHPHVQVSKLSVARLEKLYQIMCEVLHEAIACGGSSVRDFFAPDGTEGQYKRRHLVYGKAGQPCPNHCGGVIRRFQGERSAYFCLSCQSLRSTK; encoded by the coding sequence ATGCCGGAGCTCCCAGAAGCAGAAGTCGTGGCTGGACAAATCCGCTCCCGTCTCCTCGGTGCGCCATTAGGCGATGTGTGGGTCGGACGGGCGGATATTGTGCGGGAGGGATTCTCGACCTTATCGTGGTATCCCGGCGCCAGCCTGCAGTCTGTCGAGCGATTTGGCAAGAGTGTGGCCCTTGGATTTGTGAAGGACCGGGTCTGTCGCTATGTCGTGGCCGAACTTGGGATGACCGGACTCCTCCTGTTCCAGTCCACGCCGACGAAACATCCACAGCACGTCCATGTGAAGATGTTGTTTGAAGACGCTCGTGAGCCGGAATTACGGTACTGGAATCCTCGTCGGTTTGGGCGACTCTCGCTGGTGGATAGGGCGGGACTTGATCGATATCGCACCCGCCGATTTGGCCTGGATCCGCTCGCCGCGTCGCAGCAGGACTTTGTGGAACTGTTGCAATCGAGACGTGGCCGACTCAAATCCCTCCTGATGCATCAACAAGTCATCGCCGGGATCGGGAATATCTACGCGAATGAGATTCTTTTTCGAGCAGGTCTGCACCCGCATGTTCAGGTCAGCAAACTGTCGGTGGCTAGGCTTGAAAAACTTTACCAGATCATGTGTGAGGTTCTCCATGAGGCAATTGCCTGTGGAGGATCGAGCGTCCGAGACTTTTTTGCTCCCGATGGAACCGAAGGGCAATATAAGCGGCGGCATCTGGTCTATGGCAAAGCGGGGCAGCCCTGTCCCAATCACTGCGGAGGAGTCATTCGACGCTTTCAGGGGGAGCGGAGCGCATATTTTTGCCTCAGCTGCCAGTCTCTTCGGTCTACAAAGTAA
- a CDS encoding ATP citrate lyase, with protein MAKVLEGPGMGLMKKWGIHVPHYAVVTSADELSKLGHVNDWMKQSQLVAKAHEALGSRFKLGLVKVGLDLTGAVAATKDMIGRQVGSIMVSQVIVSEMIAHKEEYYCAVKSTREGSEILVANCGGIEVESNWDRVKRLCLDVGQVPSHEALEKLAKEAGFTGALAKKMADFAGKMFSCFDSEDAQYLEVNPVVTRASDGELVALDAVTLLDGDAKFRHPDWNFAFAAEFGRAYSKQEEEVMAVDSKIKGSVKFIEIPGGDTAMLPAGGGASVYYSDAVVARGGKLANYAEYSGDPPDWAVEVLTEKVCSLPGIKNIIVGGAIANFTDVVKTFGGIINGFRKAKAEGKLKGVKIWVRRGGPREKEGLDAMRALKDEGFDINVFDRNTPLTDIVDKALQK; from the coding sequence ATGGCAAAGGTGTTGGAAGGTCCCGGGATGGGACTGATGAAGAAGTGGGGAATTCACGTCCCCCATTATGCGGTTGTGACCTCCGCGGACGAACTCTCCAAGCTCGGTCACGTCAACGACTGGATGAAGCAGAGTCAATTGGTCGCCAAAGCTCATGAAGCGCTCGGTTCCAGGTTTAAGCTCGGGTTGGTGAAGGTGGGCCTCGATCTGACCGGTGCTGTGGCGGCGACCAAAGACATGATCGGTCGCCAGGTCGGCAGTATTATGGTTTCCCAAGTCATCGTCTCTGAAATGATTGCCCACAAAGAGGAATACTATTGTGCGGTGAAATCGACTCGCGAAGGCAGCGAGATTCTCGTGGCCAACTGTGGTGGGATCGAAGTTGAATCGAATTGGGACCGCGTGAAGCGGTTGTGCCTTGATGTGGGACAGGTTCCCTCCCATGAAGCGCTTGAAAAGCTTGCCAAAGAGGCAGGTTTTACTGGCGCGTTGGCTAAGAAGATGGCGGATTTCGCTGGCAAGATGTTTAGCTGCTTCGACAGCGAAGATGCGCAGTATCTCGAGGTGAATCCCGTTGTGACTCGCGCGAGCGATGGCGAGTTAGTCGCGCTTGACGCGGTGACGTTGCTAGACGGCGATGCCAAGTTCCGTCATCCGGATTGGAATTTTGCGTTTGCGGCAGAATTCGGCCGGGCCTATTCCAAGCAGGAAGAGGAGGTCATGGCGGTCGACAGCAAGATCAAGGGCTCGGTCAAGTTCATTGAGATTCCCGGTGGTGATACGGCGATGCTCCCCGCAGGCGGTGGCGCCAGTGTCTATTACTCCGATGCCGTCGTGGCTCGTGGCGGCAAGCTGGCGAATTATGCCGAGTACTCCGGCGATCCTCCCGATTGGGCCGTTGAAGTGCTGACGGAGAAGGTCTGCTCCTTGCCCGGAATTAAGAACATCATTGTCGGTGGCGCGATCGCCAATTTCACCGACGTGGTGAAAACATTCGGCGGCATCATCAACGGATTCCGCAAGGCCAAGGCGGAAGGGAAGCTGAAGGGCGTGAAGATCTGGGTGCGTCGCGGAGGCCCGCGAGAGAAGGAAGGGCTCGATGCGATGCGCGCGCTCAAGGACGAAGGATTCGACATCAACGTCTTCGATCGCAACACCCCGCTGACGGACATCGTCGACAAAGCACTTCAGAAATAG